The uncultured Desulfuromonas sp. genome has a segment encoding these proteins:
- a CDS encoding ABC-F family ATP-binding cassette domain-containing protein: MLQLKDVEVDFSGRKIFAGVNWHIRPGARIGLCGENGAGKSTLLKLLCGINHCDKGDVIIAKGTTFGYLPQDGLSYQGKSLFEEVRSACADLLEMAEEISRLEAQISQDADEKSLERYAHLQDLYSQRGGFTLETDIAKVLNGLGFSEDDWQKPCEQFSGGWQMRIALARLLLQRPNLLLLDEPTNHLDLPARNWLESYLSQYPFSVVLVSHDRFFMDQVVERIVEVWNGALTEYPGNYSLYLVERDRRVAALRDQKQRQDEEIERIEAFINRFRYQANKASQVQSRVRQLEKIERIQIPPQRKKIAFKFPQPSRGGKDLLVLEQAGQRYGDHQVLKNVDLTVTRSERVALVGANGAGKSTLMRLLAGNEDPSEGRRIEGHNLELAYFAQDQAAVLTPEKTVLEEITASSPVDMVPRLRDVLGTFLFSGDDVHKRVKVLSGGERNRLALAILLLRPANLMLLDEPTNHLDLQSKEVLLEALKSYTGTLVFVSHDRYFVDQLASRIIDVSGGGISSHPGNYADFLAARQAEGCDDHSEQRVEHLHSAVTNGAPVATKEQRKQEHAQRKEQQKQQRKLEKQLQQLEADIESAEAQQADLEQQLADPELYQDQSRFSQLSDQHRDQAEALEGMYEEWEKLQHDLTTLAG; the protein is encoded by the coding sequence ATGTTGCAACTCAAAGACGTTGAAGTCGATTTCTCCGGGCGTAAGATTTTTGCCGGAGTCAACTGGCATATCCGCCCAGGTGCTCGCATCGGTCTGTGCGGCGAAAACGGCGCCGGTAAATCGACCCTGTTAAAGCTGTTATGTGGCATCAACCACTGCGATAAAGGCGATGTCATTATCGCCAAAGGCACCACCTTCGGTTACCTGCCTCAGGACGGCTTAAGCTATCAGGGAAAGAGCTTGTTTGAGGAAGTGCGCAGCGCCTGTGCCGACCTGCTGGAAATGGCCGAAGAGATCAGTCGTCTGGAAGCACAGATCTCTCAGGATGCCGACGAAAAATCGCTCGAACGTTACGCGCATCTGCAGGATCTTTACAGCCAACGTGGCGGTTTTACCCTGGAAACCGATATTGCCAAGGTGCTCAACGGTCTTGGCTTTTCAGAAGACGATTGGCAGAAACCCTGCGAACAATTTTCCGGCGGCTGGCAGATGCGTATCGCCCTGGCGCGCCTGCTGCTGCAACGCCCCAATTTGTTGCTGCTGGACGAACCGACCAACCACCTTGACCTTCCGGCACGGAACTGGCTGGAAAGTTATCTGTCCCAGTATCCGTTCTCCGTTGTTCTGGTGTCGCACGACCGCTTTTTTATGGATCAGGTGGTGGAGCGCATTGTCGAGGTGTGGAATGGCGCTTTGACCGAGTACCCCGGCAACTATTCCCTTTATCTGGTGGAACGTGATCGCCGTGTCGCAGCTCTGCGTGATCAGAAGCAGCGTCAGGATGAAGAGATCGAGCGCATTGAGGCGTTTATCAACCGCTTCCGTTACCAGGCCAACAAGGCCAGCCAGGTACAGAGCCGGGTGCGCCAACTGGAAAAAATCGAACGCATCCAGATCCCGCCGCAACGCAAGAAGATCGCCTTCAAATTTCCCCAGCCGTCACGCGGTGGTAAAGATCTCCTCGTTTTGGAGCAGGCCGGCCAGCGTTACGGTGACCATCAGGTGCTCAAAAATGTGGATCTTACCGTGACGCGTAGTGAACGAGTGGCACTGGTCGGAGCCAACGGCGCCGGTAAATCGACCCTGATGCGCCTGCTCGCCGGCAACGAAGACCCCAGTGAAGGTCGCCGTATCGAAGGCCATAATCTGGAATTGGCCTATTTTGCTCAAGATCAAGCGGCTGTGCTGACACCGGAGAAAACGGTTTTGGAAGAGATTACCGCCTCATCTCCGGTGGACATGGTGCCCCGTTTGCGTGACGTGCTCGGCACCTTTCTGTTCAGCGGCGATGATGTCCATAAGCGGGTTAAAGTGCTTTCCGGTGGTGAGCGCAACCGGCTGGCCTTGGCGATTCTGCTGCTGCGTCCGGCCAACCTGATGCTGCTCGACGAACCGACCAACCACCTTGACCTGCAATCCAAGGAAGTGCTGCTCGAAGCACTGAAGAGTTACACCGGAACCCTGGTGTTTGTTTCCCATGATCGCTATTTTGTCGATCAGCTGGCCAGTCGGATCATTGATGTGTCCGGCGGTGGCATCAGTTCCCATCCCGGCAACTATGCCGACTTTCTTGCTGCGCGTCAGGCCGAGGGCTGTGACGATCATTCGGAACAGCGCGTTGAACATCTCCACAGTGCTGTAACAAATGGGGCTCCGGTAGCGACCAAGGAACAGCGCAAACAGGAACACGCCCAGCGCAAAGAGCAGCAAAAGCAGCAGCGCAAGCTGGAGAAACAACTGCAGCAGCTTGAAGCGGATATTGAAAGCGCCGAAGCACAGCAGGCTGATTTGGAACAGCAATTAGCCGATCCCGAGCTGTATCAGGACCAGAGCCGTTTTTCCCAACTCTCTGACCAACATCGTGACCAGGCTGAAGCGTTGGAAGGGATGTATGAAGAGTGGGAGAAACTTCAACATGACTTGACAACCCTGGCCGGGTGA
- the arfB gene encoding alternative ribosome rescue aminoacyl-tRNA hydrolase ArfB, with translation MKIDECHLHFKAVRSQGAGGQHVNKTSTAIMLSVDLKHCGLPPMVVERLLARRDRRIDQDGVLTIKAQNSRSQERNRQEALQRLEELLEEASRTVKKRRPTKPSASARRKRVDSKKHRSSIKQLRGKVDHS, from the coding sequence ATGAAAATCGACGAATGTCATCTCCATTTTAAAGCCGTTCGCTCGCAAGGTGCGGGAGGACAGCACGTCAATAAAACATCGACGGCGATCATGTTGAGTGTTGATCTGAAGCATTGCGGTTTGCCGCCGATGGTGGTGGAACGTCTGCTGGCCCGGCGGGACCGGCGCATCGATCAGGATGGTGTGTTGACCATCAAGGCGCAAAACTCACGCAGTCAGGAGCGCAATCGTCAGGAGGCGTTGCAGCGCTTGGAGGAGTTGCTTGAGGAGGCGAGTCGTACGGTAAAAAAACGGCGGCCGACCAAGCCCAGTGCTTCGGCCCGGCGTAAGCGGGTTGACAGTAAAAAGCATCGCAGCAGTATTAAGCAGTTACGCGGGAAGGTCGATCACTCCTGA
- a CDS encoding serine/threonine protein kinase, whose product MDEKNAPENSHPFHGLTPDHVMDAVESLGFVCDCRVFALNSYENRVYQVGVEERDPLVVKFYRPQRWTDEQILEEHQFCFELVEQELPVVAPWRDGDGQSLFSFAGNRLAVFERRGGHAPEFDNLDNLRVLGRLLGRMHAVGSRCAFDQRPALNRETFGSSRVALINERFMPTEYQATYEAVTRDLLQGVDSIFDRLGSVLTPIRAHGDCHAGNILWRDGQPNFVDFDDARMAPAIQDLWMMLSGDQARQQQQVQALMEGYELFQPFPVAQLPAIEALRSLRMIHYASWLAERWDDPTFPVHFPWFNTMQYWGEHVLQLREQLAALNEPPLSVFY is encoded by the coding sequence ATGGACGAAAAAAATGCGCCGGAAAACAGCCATCCGTTCCATGGCTTGACTCCGGATCATGTGATGGATGCGGTGGAATCTCTCGGTTTTGTCTGTGACTGCCGGGTGTTTGCGCTCAACAGTTATGAAAATCGCGTCTATCAGGTTGGCGTTGAAGAGCGTGACCCTCTGGTGGTGAAGTTTTATCGGCCACAGCGCTGGACGGATGAGCAGATTCTTGAGGAACATCAATTCTGTTTTGAGCTGGTCGAACAGGAGCTGCCTGTTGTTGCCCCATGGCGCGATGGAGATGGCCAGAGTCTGTTTTCCTTCGCTGGGAACCGGCTGGCGGTGTTTGAGCGACGTGGTGGTCATGCTCCGGAGTTCGACAATCTGGACAATTTGCGCGTGCTCGGTCGCCTGCTCGGTCGCATGCATGCGGTTGGTTCCCGGTGTGCTTTTGACCAGCGTCCTGCCCTCAATCGCGAAACGTTCGGGTCCAGTCGGGTGGCGCTGATTAACGAGCGCTTTATGCCGACAGAGTACCAGGCCACCTATGAAGCGGTGACGCGGGATCTTCTCCAGGGCGTTGATAGCATCTTTGATCGTCTGGGCAGTGTGTTGACACCGATTCGGGCGCACGGCGATTGCCATGCCGGCAATATCCTATGGCGTGACGGCCAGCCAAATTTCGTTGATTTTGATGACGCCCGCATGGCCCCGGCGATTCAGGATCTGTGGATGATGCTCAGTGGCGACCAGGCCCGTCAGCAGCAACAGGTGCAGGCGTTGATGGAAGGATACGAACTGTTCCAGCCGTTTCCCGTCGCCCAGCTTCCCGCCATAGAGGCGCTGCGTAGCCTGCGTATGATCCATTATGCCTCCTGGCTGGCGGAACGCTGGGATGATCCGACATTTCCGGTGCACTTTCCCTGGTTTAACACCATGCAGTATTGGGGAGAGCATGTGTTGCAGCTCAGAGAACAACTGGCGGCTCTCAATGAGCCGCCGTTGTCTGTGTTCTATTGA
- a CDS encoding mechanosensitive ion channel domain-containing protein: MDFSQLLDMEHLGPRILDLLFQYGPKVIAAVVIFIFGRIFARIIRNAVRRILKRSKVDDLLISFVGSLTYMGVLAFVIIAALNQLGIQTTSFVAILGAAGLAIGLALQGSLSNFAAGVLMIIFRPFKNGDYIEGAGVAGLVEQIQIFTTELRTPDNKLVIIPNANLMGSNIINYSANKTRRIDMVFGIGYDDDLLKAKKILQEILESDTRILKDPAPVIAVSELGDSSVNFVVRPWAATKDYWDLYFYLMETVKIRFDEEGISIPYPQRDVHLYQEGSEK; this comes from the coding sequence ATGGATTTTTCTCAGTTACTGGATATGGAACATTTGGGACCGCGCATTCTTGATCTGCTGTTTCAATACGGTCCCAAAGTTATTGCCGCCGTGGTCATTTTCATCTTTGGCCGCATTTTCGCGCGCATCATACGCAATGCGGTGCGCCGGATTCTCAAACGCAGCAAAGTCGATGACCTGCTGATCTCCTTTGTCGGCAGCCTCACCTACATGGGCGTATTGGCTTTTGTCATCATTGCCGCGCTCAACCAACTCGGCATCCAAACCACGTCATTCGTCGCCATCCTCGGTGCCGCCGGCCTGGCCATCGGTCTGGCTTTACAAGGGTCGTTGTCCAACTTTGCCGCCGGTGTGCTGATGATCATCTTCCGTCCGTTTAAAAACGGCGACTATATCGAAGGAGCCGGTGTCGCCGGCCTGGTCGAGCAGATCCAGATTTTCACCACCGAACTGCGCACCCCGGACAATAAACTGGTGATCATTCCCAATGCCAATTTGATGGGCAGTAACATCATCAACTATTCCGCCAATAAAACCCGTCGCATCGATATGGTGTTTGGCATCGGTTACGACGATGACCTACTCAAAGCCAAGAAAATTCTTCAGGAGATTCTGGAGTCTGACACGCGGATTCTCAAAGATCCGGCTCCGGTCATTGCCGTTTCTGAGCTGGGTGACAGCAGTGTGAATTTCGTTGTGCGCCCCTGGGCGGCGACCAAGGATTATTGGGATCTCTACTTTTACCTGATGGAAACCGTTAAGATCCGTTTTGACGAAGAGGGGATCAGCATTCCCTATCCGCAGCGGGATGTGCACCTGTATCAGGAGGGAAGTGAAAAGTAA